From Linepithema humile isolate Giens D197 chromosome 8, Lhum_UNIL_v1.0, whole genome shotgun sequence, one genomic window encodes:
- the LOC137001426 gene encoding uncharacterized protein has product MTLDTKDIDEREKIAKEIARTSESIRKKHRTLKTGRVEQEVQLEKRLKPIVEPLKRIVENIKGDDDSVDDLEIKNEPDIKRKRTSFEKKKIKRTSLTTPIQTPLTPPIQASTPFQPQKLVFEAPTYLPTENVFETTDPSFVTSVRQTMQTSDGREALYGQMGPLGQEYIGELLSGDKKRGIDNVYGVYFNDAGTFLGDKTFDIDKDDNVIVDGVKYAGTPGLFELIFKRLPDDTLCTEDDKQKYKSILLTTNAHRRGHNAHLPVLGNKGYKYKHIITPLISKKGGGVAHLDKRGVGRTLPKCNVPQTMTVTDNAVDYVHWDDPNELVDRLRLLDASRQAGNNAHDNEFLSIIEELREAGLIIN; this is encoded by the coding sequence atgacgcttgacacgaaagatatcgacgagagggagaagatcgcgaaggaaatcgctcgtacgagTGAGTCGATTCGCAAGAAGCATCGGACGTTGAAGACGGGTAGAGTGGAGCAAGAGGTGCAATTGGAGAAACGGTTGAAACCGATCGTAGAACCGTTGAAACGAATCGTCGAGAACATCAAGGGTGACGATGATTCGGTTGACGATCTCGAGATTAAAAACGAACCGGACATCAAACGAAAGCGGACAAGCTttgagaagaagaaaatcaagcgtACCTCGTTGACGACACCGATACAGACCCCATTGACGCCACCGATACAAGCCTCGACTCCGTTCCAGCCGCAAAAATTGGTGTTTGAAGCGCCGACATATTTACCGACCGAAAACGTGTTCGAAACCACGGACCCGTCTTTCGTAACATCCGTGAGacagacgatgcaaacgtcCGATGGTCGGGAAGCTCTGTACGGCCAAATGGGTCCGCTGGGTCAAGAGTACATCGGGGAGCTCTTGAGCGGTGACAAGAAGAGAGGGATCGACAACGTGTACGGCGTATACTTCAACGATGCGGGAACGTTTCTCGGGGACAAGACCTTCGACATTGATAAAGACGACAATGTGATCGTGGACGGTGTGAAATACGCTGGCACACCCGgcctgtttgaattaatattcaaaagacttcccgacgatacgctgtgtacggaggatgacaaacaaaagtacaagagcatactactcactactaacgctcacagacgcggtcataacgcgcatttacctgttttgggaaacaaaggatacaaatacaaacatatcatcACACCTCTGATATCTAAGAAAGGTGGAGGTGTTGCACATCTCGACAAGAGAGGTGTGGGTCGCACGTTACCCAAGTGTAACGTACCACAGACCATGACTGTGACCGACAACGCGGTCGATTACGTGCACTGGGATGATCCGAACGAATTGGTGGATCGCCTTCGATTGCTGGACGCCTCCCGTCAGGCGGGAAACAACGCGCACGATAacgagtttctctcgattatcgaggaactgcgcgaagccggtctgattataaattaa